From Polynucleobacter difficilis, a single genomic window includes:
- the bamC gene encoding outer membrane protein assembly factor BamC, with the protein MKNTFLITRRTLIAASITSLLACTSVTTNDTVDYKAAGAVRGPNLTLPPDLITAQADRRYIVQDGTATMSEFNAASKKISQTRQNVLTGIPGMRIARDGEKRWLVVERPAPELYPLIKDFWQENGFLLVVDSPSTGIMETDWAENRSKIPQDFIRRTLGKALDSLYDTGERDKYKTRLEVPRPGETEIYITQRGALERCVRDSSSDCISTVWTPRPNDPQLEAVFLARLMERLGVSQESARAQVAAASVAQTKTPKAKFVQEGNNTGRIDMSSSFDRAWRDVGLALDRSNFTVEDRDRSKGIYFVRYVNPKEVGESKGFFSKLFSSSDDSSLKAKRYRVVLKSSGDNLTQVYVEDDAGKPENTPAGYRLLTLLDEQLIK; encoded by the coding sequence ATGAAAAACACATTTCTGATTACTCGCCGTACTTTAATTGCTGCAAGCATTACCAGTCTGCTTGCTTGCACCTCAGTGACTACAAACGATACCGTTGACTATAAAGCCGCTGGCGCAGTGCGCGGGCCGAACTTAACCCTGCCGCCGGATCTGATTACGGCTCAAGCCGATCGCCGTTATATTGTGCAAGATGGCACCGCAACCATGTCGGAGTTCAATGCGGCATCCAAAAAAATTAGCCAGACGCGTCAAAATGTACTCACCGGAATTCCAGGCATGCGAATTGCGCGGGATGGTGAAAAGCGCTGGCTGGTTGTTGAGCGACCAGCACCTGAGCTGTACCCCCTCATCAAGGATTTTTGGCAAGAGAATGGCTTCCTCCTGGTGGTTGACTCACCTTCCACCGGCATTATGGAAACCGATTGGGCGGAAAATCGCTCCAAAATTCCGCAAGATTTTATTCGCAGAACTTTAGGTAAAGCATTGGATTCACTTTACGATACAGGTGAGCGCGATAAGTACAAAACCCGCCTCGAAGTGCCAAGACCTGGCGAGACCGAGATTTACATCACGCAACGCGGCGCACTCGAGAGGTGTGTAAGAGATTCATCAAGCGACTGTATTTCCACGGTATGGACACCACGTCCCAATGACCCACAGCTCGAGGCTGTCTTTCTGGCTCGCTTAATGGAGCGCTTGGGTGTGTCACAGGAATCGGCTCGAGCTCAAGTTGCAGCTGCTTCCGTTGCTCAAACCAAGACTCCCAAAGCAAAGTTTGTTCAAGAGGGTAATAACACAGGCCGCATTGATATGAGCTCGAGTTTCGATCGTGCCTGGCGTGATGTTGGTCTCGCCTTAGACCGCTCCAACTTCACCGTAGAAGATCGTGATCGCTCTAAGGGGATTTATTTTGTTCGCTACGTCAATCCCAAAGAAGTAGGCGAATCAAAAGGATTCTTTTCAAAACTGTTTAGCAGTAGCGATGACTCTAGCCTAAAAGCAAAGCGTTACCGGGTGGTTCTAAAGTCTAGTGGCGATAACTTGACGCAAGTTTATGTGGAGGACGATGCCGGCAAACCGGAAAATACCCCGGCTGGCTATCGCCTGCTCACTTTGCTGGACGAGCAACTGATTAAGTAA
- the cysE gene encoding serine O-acetyltransferase encodes MLNALFDEVDSIIARDPAARHRWEVITCYPGLHAVWLHRVAHFLWNSGLQWVARFWSMLARLLTGIEIHPGAKIGRRVFLDHGLGIVIGETTEIGDDCTIYQGVTLGGTSLYKGVKRHPTLGKGVVISAGAKVLGGFTVGDGARVGSNAVVLKEIPAGATAVGVPARILHPDLPSGENGNDVNDKKAYFSAYGITPNVDDPVSMALKGLIDATLEQEAKIKILETQLAKLSGAPTLDTGEASKSNAGQETKHDLDTIKQWLKE; translated from the coding sequence ATGCTGAACGCCCTTTTTGACGAAGTTGATTCCATTATTGCCCGAGATCCTGCGGCACGACACCGCTGGGAGGTCATTACCTGCTACCCCGGTTTGCATGCCGTTTGGCTGCACCGCGTTGCCCACTTTTTATGGAATAGTGGCTTACAGTGGGTTGCCCGTTTTTGGTCCATGCTCGCTCGGCTCTTAACTGGCATTGAAATACATCCGGGGGCAAAAATTGGTCGGCGTGTTTTTTTAGACCACGGTCTCGGGATTGTGATTGGCGAGACTACTGAGATTGGTGATGACTGCACCATTTACCAAGGCGTCACCCTAGGCGGAACTTCGCTCTACAAAGGTGTTAAGCGTCATCCAACGCTGGGTAAAGGTGTGGTGATTAGTGCGGGCGCTAAAGTGCTCGGCGGCTTTACGGTGGGCGATGGCGCTCGCGTTGGATCCAATGCCGTTGTACTAAAAGAAATCCCTGCAGGCGCTACTGCAGTTGGCGTGCCTGCGCGTATTTTGCATCCCGACTTACCTTCTGGCGAAAATGGCAACGATGTCAATGACAAAAAGGCCTACTTTTCGGCCTATGGCATTACTCCCAATGTCGATGATCCGGTATCGATGGCACTGAAAGGGTTGATTGATGCAACGCTAGAACAAGAAGCGAAAATCAAGATACTCGAGACTCAATTAGCCAAACTCAGCGGCGCTCCAACCCTCGACACTGGTGAAGCATCGAAGTCAAATGCCGGTCAAGAAACCAAACACGACCTCGATACCATTAAGCAGTGGCTAAAAGAGTAG
- a CDS encoding tryptophan--tRNA ligase: MFAQRVLSGMRPTGHLHLGHYHGVLKNWVQLQSQYPCFFFVADWHALTTHYETPDVIEASVWEMVIDWLAAGVDPKQATLFIQSRVPEHAELFLLLSMGTPLGWLERVPTYKDQIEKLKEKDLQTYGFLGYPLLQSADILIYRAQHVPVGEDQVPHVEMTREVARRFNNLYGREPGFEVKAQESIKKLGSKAAKLYTECRVAYQERGEVDALERAKELLEQAQSISNADRERLFGYLEGSRKVILPEPQALLTAASRMPGLDGQKMSKSYGNTIGIREEPAVVERSIKTMPTDPARIRRTDVGDPARCPLWQLHLVYSDKATQEWAEKGCKSAGIGCLECKQPVIDSILREQQPMFERAQQYLDDPSLLRAIIADGNDKARAVAQETMRDVREAMGLAYT; this comes from the coding sequence ATGTTTGCTCAGCGCGTACTTTCTGGAATGAGGCCAACGGGTCATTTGCACTTAGGTCATTACCATGGAGTTTTAAAAAACTGGGTGCAGTTGCAGTCCCAGTACCCCTGTTTTTTCTTTGTGGCCGATTGGCACGCACTCACCACCCATTACGAAACTCCGGATGTCATCGAGGCATCGGTGTGGGAGATGGTAATTGACTGGCTGGCTGCTGGCGTCGATCCAAAGCAAGCAACCTTGTTTATCCAGAGTCGCGTGCCCGAGCATGCTGAACTCTTTTTGTTGTTATCCATGGGAACACCGCTGGGATGGTTGGAGCGTGTTCCCACTTATAAAGACCAGATTGAAAAGCTGAAGGAAAAGGATTTACAGACCTATGGTTTTTTAGGTTACCCCTTGCTGCAATCGGCGGATATTTTGATTTACCGCGCACAGCACGTTCCCGTTGGCGAGGATCAAGTGCCGCACGTAGAGATGACTCGGGAAGTGGCCCGCCGTTTTAATAACTTGTACGGTCGTGAACCTGGCTTTGAAGTCAAAGCCCAAGAGTCCATCAAGAAACTCGGCAGCAAAGCTGCCAAGCTCTATACCGAGTGCCGCGTGGCGTATCAGGAGCGCGGCGAGGTCGATGCACTAGAGCGAGCTAAGGAACTGCTGGAGCAGGCCCAAAGTATTTCTAATGCTGACCGGGAGCGGCTCTTTGGCTACCTCGAGGGATCTCGCAAGGTGATTCTGCCGGAGCCACAGGCCTTACTTACGGCTGCGTCGCGTATGCCAGGGTTGGATGGGCAAAAGATGTCCAAGTCCTATGGCAATACCATCGGCATTCGGGAAGAGCCTGCTGTAGTTGAGCGCTCGATTAAAACCATGCCAACCGATCCAGCGCGCATCCGCAGAACCGATGTGGGCGATCCAGCACGCTGCCCCCTATGGCAGCTGCATTTGGTGTATTCGGATAAAGCAACGCAAGAATGGGCTGAAAAAGGGTGCAAATCAGCGGGTATTGGCTGCTTAGAGTGCAAGCAGCCCGTCATCGATAGTATCTTGCGTGAGCAGCAGCCGATGTTTGAGCGGGCGCAACAATATTTAGATGACCCGAGCTTGCTGCGGGCGATTATTGCTGATGGCAACGACAAGGCCCGCGCTGTTGCACAGGAAACTATGCGGGATGTTCGCGAGGCCATGGGCCTTGCCTATACCTAA
- a CDS encoding class I SAM-dependent methyltransferase, which produces MTASTSVGTVPTHASIANPSAWVARFSNLITPGGRVLDLAAGSGRHSLYLANLGFSVLAVDRDAVALDALAQLNPSLAIDIEQLDLEGPTWPLADRSGLFDAVVVTNYLYRPYLELLPDLLAEGGVLIYETFAHGNAAFGKPSNPDFLLQTGELLDFAARHGLHVLAYSDLYQAQPKPAMVQALCAVKGVLKERHPLQFQG; this is translated from the coding sequence GTGACCGCCTCTACATCGGTAGGCACTGTGCCAACACACGCGAGCATTGCCAATCCATCGGCGTGGGTAGCGCGCTTTTCCAATTTGATTACCCCTGGCGGAAGGGTGCTGGATTTGGCTGCGGGCTCAGGACGCCATAGCCTGTATCTGGCTAATCTAGGATTTTCGGTATTGGCAGTGGATCGGGATGCAGTAGCGCTAGACGCTCTTGCGCAATTAAATCCAAGCCTCGCTATCGATATTGAGCAGTTAGACCTAGAGGGGCCCACATGGCCCTTGGCCGATAGATCAGGGCTTTTTGATGCCGTGGTCGTGACCAACTACCTCTATCGTCCCTATTTGGAGTTACTGCCCGATCTACTGGCTGAGGGCGGGGTGCTTATTTATGAGACCTTTGCGCATGGCAATGCTGCTTTTGGCAAGCCCAGTAACCCGGATTTCCTACTGCAGACGGGGGAATTGCTGGATTTTGCAGCGCGCCATGGCCTTCATGTTCTTGCGTACAGTGATTTATATCAAGCCCAGCCCAAGCCGGCTATGGTGCAGGCGCTATGCGCCGTAAAGGGGGTGCTAAAAGAGCGCCATCCGTTACAATTTCAGGGATGA
- the dapA gene encoding 4-hydroxy-tetrahydrodipicolinate synthase, with product MPKSKPMHGSMVAIVTPMLEDGSLDYPALKNLLDWHVAEGTDGIVIVGTSGESPTVSVEEHCELIRVTVDHIHGRIPVIAGTGGNSTREAIELTEFAKKVGADASLQVVPYYNKPTQEGMYQHFKTIAEKVDLPVILYNVPGRTVADLAGETTVRLAGVPGIIGIKDATGNLERGSVLLAELKAAGHADFAVLSGDDLSAILLMFMGGKGNISVTANVAPRLMHELCAAAMADDVAKARAIQYQLLGVHKAMFTEANPIPVKWALHQMGKITSGIRLPLTPLSPALRDPLKKALIHAGLL from the coding sequence ATGCCTAAATCGAAGCCGATGCATGGCAGCATGGTGGCTATTGTCACTCCCATGTTGGAGGATGGAAGCCTCGATTACCCCGCCTTAAAAAACTTACTCGACTGGCACGTTGCCGAAGGAACAGATGGCATCGTTATTGTCGGTACTAGCGGTGAGTCACCCACGGTTTCGGTTGAAGAGCACTGTGAGTTGATTCGAGTCACAGTCGATCACATTCATGGCCGCATTCCGGTAATTGCTGGAACAGGGGGTAACTCCACCCGTGAGGCAATCGAGCTCACTGAGTTTGCTAAAAAAGTCGGAGCCGATGCCAGTCTTCAAGTCGTTCCGTATTACAACAAGCCAACGCAAGAAGGCATGTACCAGCACTTCAAAACGATTGCTGAAAAAGTCGATTTACCCGTTATCTTGTATAACGTACCTGGCCGCACGGTAGCAGATTTGGCTGGTGAGACTACTGTGCGCTTGGCCGGAGTCCCGGGCATTATCGGCATCAAAGATGCCACCGGTAATTTGGAGCGCGGCAGTGTACTGCTTGCCGAATTAAAAGCGGCAGGCCATGCTGATTTTGCAGTGCTGTCTGGCGATGATTTGAGCGCCATATTACTCATGTTCATGGGCGGCAAAGGAAATATTTCGGTTACTGCCAACGTGGCCCCGCGTTTAATGCATGAGCTCTGTGCTGCGGCAATGGCCGACGATGTTGCAAAGGCGAGAGCAATTCAATATCAGTTACTCGGGGTACATAAAGCCATGTTTACCGAGGCCAACCCGATCCCAGTGAAATGGGCGCTGCATCAAATGGGCAAGATTACATCAGGCATCCGCTTGCCATTAACCCCACTCAGTCCCGCATTGCGCGATCCGCTTAAAAAAGCACTCATACACGCTGGACTATTATGA
- a CDS encoding RNA methyltransferase, translated as MSPELPRNQYAADAFAQLRTILVETSHPGNVGSTARALKTMGFHDLCLVNPKTPGLAQEPEAVALASGAMDVLNASSVEADLNAAVAGCTLVLGLTSRDREFGPPGLDWLEARERIVTQLSQGKRVALMFGPERTGLDNAHLALCSHRVWLEANPAYPSLNLAQAVMVCAYSLREGLIQALGTAGADLAQRVGSEDRADPAAVAAMLEHLRLGLESIGYLNPENPKKLMARLAALFARAELQTEEIDLLRGIAKQMLLRK; from the coding sequence ATGTCCCCGGAACTACCCCGCAATCAGTACGCAGCGGATGCATTTGCCCAGCTTCGGACGATCTTGGTTGAGACGAGCCACCCCGGCAATGTGGGTTCAACCGCGCGGGCATTAAAGACCATGGGCTTTCATGACCTGTGTTTGGTCAACCCTAAGACGCCAGGGTTAGCACAGGAACCCGAGGCGGTAGCCTTGGCCAGTGGCGCCATGGATGTATTGAATGCAAGCTCAGTAGAGGCTGACCTAAATGCTGCTGTAGCCGGCTGTACCTTGGTACTGGGATTAACCAGCCGCGATCGTGAGTTTGGGCCGCCTGGACTGGATTGGCTAGAAGCACGTGAGCGCATTGTTACTCAATTAAGCCAAGGAAAGCGAGTTGCATTGATGTTTGGACCCGAGCGCACCGGCCTTGATAATGCCCATTTGGCCCTGTGCAGTCACCGTGTGTGGCTTGAGGCCAATCCTGCTTACCCCTCCCTGAATTTAGCCCAAGCGGTCATGGTCTGCGCCTATAGCCTACGCGAGGGCCTCATTCAGGCGCTCGGCACTGCTGGCGCTGATTTAGCCCAGAGGGTGGGCTCTGAAGACCGAGCCGATCCCGCTGCCGTTGCCGCAATGCTGGAGCATTTGCGTTTAGGACTGGAGTCGATTGGGTACCTGAACCCCGAAAATCCCAAGAAACTCATGGCTAGACTTGCAGCCCTTTTTGCCCGAGCTGAGCTGCAAACCGAGGAAATTGACTTGCTGCGGGGCATTGCAAAACAGATGCTCCTGAGAAAATAG
- a CDS encoding FKBP-type peptidyl-prolyl cis-trans isomerase, with product MKIEKNTVVSLRYKLTDAQNNLIEEPDSPMVYLHGGYDGTFPKIEALLDGHELGFETTVQLEPGDAFGEYDPELLKIEPRARFPEPIEIGMQFEGIPEALDEQGEIIASEDDSEDDDDLQPLIYTVTDVADSQVVLDGNHPLAGMALRFTLLVTDIRSATEEEIQNRHPEGVDAITFGMPSDDEDDVDLDQLIDAAAGTGKNNPRTLH from the coding sequence ATGAAGATCGAAAAAAATACCGTCGTGTCGCTTCGCTATAAGTTAACCGATGCGCAAAACAACCTCATCGAAGAGCCTGATTCCCCGATGGTATACCTCCACGGTGGTTATGACGGTACTTTTCCAAAAATAGAGGCGCTATTGGATGGCCATGAACTGGGGTTTGAAACCACAGTGCAGCTTGAGCCTGGTGATGCGTTCGGGGAATACGACCCCGAATTATTGAAAATTGAGCCCCGTGCGCGTTTTCCGGAGCCAATTGAAATTGGTATGCAATTTGAAGGTATCCCCGAGGCCTTGGATGAGCAAGGCGAAATCATCGCCAGTGAGGATGACTCGGAGGACGACGATGATTTGCAGCCTTTAATCTATACCGTCACCGACGTTGCTGACAGCCAGGTTGTGCTCGATGGCAATCACCCCCTTGCCGGCATGGCCCTGCGTTTTACCTTGCTCGTAACGGACATTCGCTCTGCTACCGAAGAAGAGATTCAGAATCGCCATCCAGAGGGCGTTGATGCTATTACCTTTGGTATGCCAAGCGACGATGAGGACGATGTGGACTTAGATCAGTTAATTGATGCGGCCGCAGGCACGGGAAAAAACAATCCACGTACCTTGCATTAA
- a CDS encoding cupin domain-containing protein gives MKSFYLSTPYQPPTPPYPLPIKAPWALLGGISPQQFMQQYWHKKPLLVRGAIPAFELAKAAGEPLDSPISAADLVMLASQPDSECRLIQSKPWKMASGPFSRKSIPAISKANWTLLLQGADTLHPAAKTVLSWFRFIPDVRLDDLMISLAGPGGGVGPHVDSYDVFLIQMSGRRHWKISTQTDLSLKPNLPLKILAQFEPTEDWVLEPGDMLYLPPHVAHEGVSLDAGCQTWSVGFRAASYRELLQEGLWRLAESLEALPALDQRYQDPRQAATDQPDTLPSELVNQLRTHVKGLKLDSIDTMLPGIASYLSEPKPHAFFSSPDQTLSAKAFAQYLKRNPLHLNPQTRLMRLNNAIFCNGENQTEGESLAVKLCWNVLSERHSLPPLGEENSAYLGDIAAGNNSLYDAYCSGWLLIAGKNEESL, from the coding sequence ATGAAATCATTTTACTTGAGCACGCCTTACCAGCCGCCAACACCCCCTTATCCCCTGCCCATAAAGGCTCCTTGGGCCCTATTGGGCGGGATTAGTCCTCAGCAATTCATGCAGCAGTACTGGCATAAAAAGCCTTTATTGGTGCGCGGCGCCATTCCAGCATTTGAGCTTGCTAAGGCTGCAGGCGAACCACTTGATAGCCCGATTTCTGCAGCGGATTTAGTCATGCTGGCAAGTCAGCCTGATAGCGAATGTCGATTGATTCAAAGCAAGCCCTGGAAAATGGCCAGCGGCCCCTTCTCCCGTAAATCGATTCCAGCGATCAGCAAAGCCAATTGGACGCTTTTACTGCAAGGTGCAGATACCCTCCACCCCGCTGCTAAAACTGTTTTGTCTTGGTTTCGATTTATTCCGGATGTTCGTCTTGATGACCTCATGATTAGCCTAGCCGGACCCGGGGGTGGCGTTGGTCCGCATGTCGACTCCTACGATGTGTTTTTGATTCAGATGTCAGGTCGTCGTCATTGGAAAATATCGACGCAGACTGACTTAAGCCTAAAGCCCAATTTACCGCTCAAGATTTTGGCGCAGTTTGAACCAACCGAGGACTGGGTTTTAGAGCCTGGTGACATGCTCTATTTGCCACCGCATGTGGCACACGAAGGCGTATCTCTTGATGCAGGTTGCCAGACTTGGTCGGTCGGCTTTCGGGCAGCCTCTTATCGGGAACTACTTCAAGAGGGTTTGTGGCGTTTAGCAGAATCATTGGAGGCGTTACCGGCATTGGATCAACGCTACCAAGATCCTCGGCAAGCCGCAACCGATCAGCCAGACACCCTACCCTCAGAGTTGGTTAACCAGCTACGTACGCACGTGAAGGGCCTAAAGCTTGACTCCATCGATACCATGCTGCCAGGGATTGCATCGTACTTAAGCGAACCTAAACCGCATGCCTTTTTTAGCAGCCCGGATCAAACACTATCCGCCAAAGCATTTGCCCAATACCTCAAGCGAAACCCGCTGCACCTGAACCCGCAAACACGACTCATGCGCCTGAATAACGCCATCTTCTGCAATGGCGAAAATCAAACGGAAGGCGAATCTCTGGCCGTGAAACTCTGCTGGAATGTGCTTTCGGAACGGCATTCCTTGCCGCCACTGGGCGAGGAAAATAGCGCCTACTTAGGAGATATTGCTGCTGGTAACAACTCTCTTTACGATGCCTACTGCTCGGGATGGCTATTAATAGCAGGAAAAAACGAAGAATCGCTATAA
- a CDS encoding inositol monophosphatase family protein yields the protein MHPMLNVAIKAARRAGNVINRASLNLERLQVDRKQHNDFVTEVDKAAEEAIIEILSDAYPTHGFLAEETGEHNPGAESVWIIDPLDGTTNFIHGFPQYAVSIALSVAGVTQQAVVYDPNRDELFTATRGSGTYLDRRRLRVAGQARLSNCLLGTGFPYREDQDLQTYLKMFADMTAQCAGLRRPGAASLDLAYVAAGRYDGFFESGLKPWDMAAGALLITEAGGLVGTYRGEENYLDSGEIMAGNPRIFAQLAQQLAKYSKA from the coding sequence ATGCACCCCATGTTAAATGTGGCCATCAAGGCTGCCCGTCGTGCCGGAAACGTGATAAATCGCGCCTCTCTGAATTTAGAGCGGCTGCAGGTTGACCGTAAGCAGCACAATGATTTTGTAACGGAGGTCGATAAAGCGGCTGAGGAAGCCATTATTGAAATCCTCAGCGACGCCTATCCAACCCATGGTTTTTTAGCAGAAGAAACTGGTGAACATAATCCTGGAGCAGAGTCTGTTTGGATCATTGATCCACTGGACGGCACCACCAACTTCATCCATGGTTTTCCGCAATACGCGGTATCGATTGCCCTCTCGGTTGCCGGTGTAACCCAGCAGGCAGTAGTCTATGATCCGAATCGCGACGAGCTGTTTACGGCCACCCGCGGCAGCGGCACTTACTTGGATCGTCGGCGCTTACGCGTAGCAGGCCAAGCCCGCTTAAGTAATTGCTTGCTGGGCACGGGCTTCCCATATCGCGAAGACCAAGACCTCCAAACCTACTTAAAGATGTTTGCTGACATGACGGCGCAGTGCGCTGGATTGCGTCGCCCTGGTGCCGCTTCGCTCGATTTGGCTTATGTAGCAGCGGGGCGTTACGATGGTTTTTTTGAGAGCGGACTAAAGCCATGGGATATGGCGGCAGGTGCCTTACTGATTACCGAAGCCGGCGGTTTGGTTGGCACTTACCGTGGCGAAGAAAACTACCTCGATAGCGGCGAAATTATGGCAGGCAATCCCCGCATCTTTGCTCAGTTGGCACAACAATTGGCAAAGTACAGTAAAGCCTAA